One Streptomyces sp. V4I8 genomic window carries:
- a CDS encoding SAM-dependent methyltransferase — MERPAWAPRSIDISVPSVSRIYDYYLGGSHNFEVDREAGRKAMEFMPGLPKIMQANRAFMRRAVRFAVDEGITQFLDIGSGIPTFGNVHEVAQAASPDARVVYVDHDPVAVAHSQAVLEGNEGADIVAGDLRKPREILASSEVERLIDLNRPVALLLVAILHFVEDEDDPYDVVAQLRDALAPGSMLVLTHASYEGIPLPEERAKGTVDVYKDIRNPLIMRSRDTIARFFEGYDMVEPGLVPMPLWRPDTAPDDDDPWAFSGFAGVGRTA, encoded by the coding sequence ATGGAGCGTCCCGCCTGGGCCCCTCGGAGCATCGACATCTCGGTGCCCAGTGTCTCGCGCATCTACGACTACTACCTGGGCGGTTCGCACAACTTCGAGGTCGACCGGGAAGCCGGCCGCAAGGCCATGGAGTTCATGCCGGGACTCCCCAAGATCATGCAGGCCAACCGGGCGTTCATGCGCCGCGCGGTGCGCTTCGCGGTCGACGAGGGCATCACCCAGTTCCTGGACATCGGCTCCGGCATCCCGACGTTCGGCAACGTCCACGAGGTGGCCCAGGCGGCCAGCCCCGACGCGCGTGTGGTGTACGTCGACCACGACCCGGTCGCCGTCGCGCACAGCCAGGCGGTCCTGGAGGGCAACGAGGGCGCGGACATCGTCGCCGGGGACCTGCGCAAGCCCCGGGAGATCCTGGCCAGTTCCGAGGTCGAGCGCCTCATCGACCTGAACCGGCCAGTGGCGTTGCTGCTCGTTGCCATACTGCACTTCGTGGAGGACGAGGACGACCCGTACGACGTGGTGGCACAACTGCGCGACGCACTCGCGCCCGGCAGCATGCTGGTGCTCACGCATGCCTCGTACGAGGGAATCCCGCTGCCCGAGGAGCGGGCCAAGGGCACGGTCGACGTATACAAGGACATTCGCAACCCGCTGATCATGCGCTCGCGCGACACCATCGCGCGGTTCTTCGAGGGGTACGACATGGTGGAACCCGGACTGGTGCCGATGCCGCTCTGGCGGCCGGACACCGCACCGGACGACGACGACCCGTGGGCCTTCTCCGGGTTCGCCGGCGTGGGGCGTACGGCGTGA
- a CDS encoding putative bifunctional diguanylate cyclase/phosphodiesterase, whose amino-acid sequence MSAGPDGPEDRLRRFATIWSRAVFPVTSTSSTRPEFEEQLLPLARRLSEALRSRTFDANEGKAVGAALVTAHCTDPEALSRSLDCVDAYLVLYCGTGGDQEDLRARSARLQHAMAAGFAQALRERTLAEQEAISAAALKAQGVVAQALHATEARFRAVFEGAAIGIGIADLEGNVLQVNGALLRMFGVSEQTMHGRNVMQWTHPEDAPQTWKLYEELVRGEREHYHVEKAFSRPDGTVLWTNLTVSLLRDADGNPQYQLALMEDTTERRLLNLRLRYEATHDALTGLPNRTFFFERLEKALGAGEGQRFGLCYLDLDGFKTVNDSLGHAAGDRLLVEVADRLQSCATAPGEMVARLGGDEFVALTTGPDTEREVDELAARIMNALIAPISVDGRELTVRGSIGIVEGPSGERSPAEVLRSADITMYRAKSAGGNRFELADPEADARAITRHGLTTALPMALERGEFFIEYQPLVHLGDGSVRGAEALVRWLHPQHGILGPDRFIPLAEHTGLIVPLGRWVLEQSVRQARDWRERLDDAGPLRINVNLSPCQLTHPGLVQDTVDILERAGVAPDALCLEVTESALIGADDDLLKPLRRLAEMGVDIALDDFGTGYSNLANLRRLPVSILKLDRSFTQSMQQFPADPVDLKIVEGIVSLAHSLSLAVTVEGVETGAQAEQLRILGCDTAQGWYYARPGPPDRLHELALVDATG is encoded by the coding sequence GTGAGCGCGGGGCCGGACGGGCCGGAGGACAGACTGCGCCGGTTCGCGACGATCTGGAGCCGGGCCGTCTTCCCGGTGACCTCGACGTCGTCGACCCGGCCGGAGTTCGAGGAGCAACTGCTTCCGCTGGCCCGGCGGTTGAGCGAGGCGCTCAGGTCCAGGACCTTCGACGCGAACGAGGGCAAGGCGGTCGGCGCCGCGCTCGTCACCGCGCACTGCACCGACCCCGAGGCGCTCAGCCGCTCGCTGGACTGCGTCGACGCCTACCTCGTGCTCTACTGCGGCACCGGCGGCGACCAGGAGGACCTGCGGGCCCGCTCGGCGCGGCTGCAGCACGCCATGGCCGCCGGGTTCGCCCAGGCGCTGCGCGAGCGGACGCTGGCCGAGCAGGAGGCGATCTCCGCGGCCGCACTCAAGGCACAGGGCGTGGTGGCCCAGGCCCTGCACGCCACCGAGGCCCGCTTCCGCGCGGTCTTCGAGGGCGCGGCCATAGGCATCGGCATCGCCGACCTGGAGGGCAACGTCCTGCAGGTCAACGGCGCGCTGCTGAGGATGTTCGGCGTCTCCGAGCAGACCATGCACGGCCGCAACGTCATGCAGTGGACCCACCCCGAGGACGCGCCGCAGACCTGGAAGCTCTACGAAGAACTCGTGCGCGGCGAGCGCGAGCACTACCACGTCGAGAAGGCGTTCTCCCGCCCTGACGGAACGGTCCTGTGGACCAACCTCACGGTCTCCCTGCTGCGTGACGCCGACGGCAACCCGCAGTACCAGCTGGCCCTCATGGAGGACACCACCGAGCGCCGCCTGCTCAATCTGCGGCTGCGCTACGAGGCCACGCATGACGCGCTCACCGGCCTGCCCAACCGCACCTTCTTCTTCGAGCGCCTGGAGAAGGCACTGGGCGCCGGGGAAGGCCAGCGCTTCGGCCTGTGCTACCTCGACCTGGACGGCTTCAAGACCGTCAACGACAGCCTCGGCCACGCCGCCGGCGACCGGCTGCTCGTCGAGGTCGCCGACCGGCTGCAGTCCTGCGCCACCGCCCCCGGCGAGATGGTCGCGCGGCTCGGCGGCGACGAGTTCGTGGCGCTGACCACCGGCCCCGACACCGAGCGCGAGGTCGACGAACTCGCCGCTCGCATCATGAACGCGCTCATCGCGCCGATCAGCGTCGACGGCCGGGAGCTGACCGTGCGCGGCAGCATCGGCATCGTGGAGGGGCCGTCCGGGGAACGCAGCCCGGCGGAGGTGCTGCGCAGCGCCGACATCACCATGTACCGGGCCAAGTCGGCCGGCGGCAACCGGTTCGAGCTCGCCGACCCGGAGGCCGACGCCCGCGCCATCACCCGGCACGGACTGACCACGGCGCTGCCGATGGCCCTGGAGCGGGGCGAGTTCTTCATCGAGTACCAGCCGCTGGTCCACCTCGGCGACGGCAGTGTGCGCGGAGCGGAGGCCCTGGTGCGCTGGCTGCACCCGCAGCACGGCATCCTCGGCCCGGACCGGTTCATCCCGCTCGCCGAGCACACGGGACTCATCGTGCCGCTCGGCCGCTGGGTCCTGGAGCAGTCGGTGCGTCAGGCGCGCGATTGGCGAGAACGACTCGACGACGCCGGACCCCTCCGCATCAACGTCAACCTCTCGCCCTGCCAGCTCACCCACCCCGGGCTGGTCCAGGACACGGTGGACATCCTGGAGCGCGCGGGCGTGGCACCCGACGCCCTCTGCCTGGAGGTCACCGAGTCGGCCCTCATCGGCGCCGACGACGATCTGCTCAAGCCCCTGCGCCGCCTGGCCGAGATGGGCGTCGACATCGCCCTGGACGACTTCGGTACCGGCTACTCCAACCTCGCAAACCTGCGCCGGCTGCCGGTGAGCATCCTCAAGCTGGACCGCTCCTTCACCCAGAGCATGCAGCAGTTCCCGGCAGACCCCGTCGACCTCAAGATCGTCGAGGGGATCGTCTCCCTCGCCCACAGCCTGAGCCTCGCGGTCACGGTGGAGGGCGTGGAGACCGGAGCCCAGGCCGAGCAACTGCGCATACTGGGCTGCGACACGGCCCAGGGCTGGTACTACGCCCGCCCGGGCCCACCGGACCGGCTGCACGAGCTGGCGCTGGTGGACGCGACGGGCTGA
- a CDS encoding alcohol dehydrogenase catalytic domain-containing protein, with protein sequence MRAAVATGANLPLALDTLDVPQPAAGEVLVKVTACGVCFSDLNLLRGHYPFARFPVVPGHEITGVVTAVGEGVTWPEVGTVVGAQFLYDSCGHCDYCVRGDRILCPRKRITGIVADGGYAEYALLKADFVTPLPDGLDPVAAAPLMCAGLTAFNGLRQGGARAGARVAVVGLGGVGALAVRYAVAMGAPVAVVGRSRRGEGQAKTLGAELYVATDESDPADALRAWDGGADLVLNAAPSTAAATATLGGLAPDGTLLLLGYDSEPLTLPTQPMILNRLHVAASPSGSPHDLRDTLAFSAAHGILPEVTPITLDQAPAVLDAMAGGSAHGRSVITFA encoded by the coding sequence ATGCGTGCTGCCGTCGCCACCGGCGCGAACCTTCCGCTCGCCCTCGACACGCTCGACGTCCCCCAGCCGGCCGCCGGCGAGGTCCTGGTCAAGGTCACCGCGTGCGGTGTCTGCTTCTCCGACCTGAACCTCCTGCGCGGTCACTATCCCTTCGCCCGGTTCCCCGTCGTCCCCGGCCATGAGATCACCGGAGTGGTGACGGCGGTCGGCGAGGGCGTGACCTGGCCGGAGGTCGGGACCGTGGTGGGCGCCCAGTTCCTGTACGACTCCTGCGGGCACTGCGACTACTGCGTGCGCGGCGACCGGATCCTGTGCCCGCGCAAGCGCATCACCGGCATCGTCGCCGACGGCGGTTATGCCGAGTACGCCCTGCTCAAGGCCGACTTCGTCACCCCGCTGCCGGACGGCCTGGACCCCGTGGCCGCGGCTCCGCTGATGTGCGCGGGCCTCACCGCCTTCAACGGCCTGCGGCAGGGCGGCGCCAGGGCCGGAGCCAGGGTCGCCGTCGTCGGCCTGGGCGGAGTGGGCGCATTGGCGGTGCGCTACGCGGTCGCCATGGGTGCCCCGGTGGCGGTCGTGGGCCGTTCCCGACGTGGCGAGGGCCAGGCGAAGACGCTGGGCGCCGAACTCTACGTAGCGACCGACGAGTCCGACCCGGCCGACGCGCTCAGGGCCTGGGACGGCGGCGCCGACCTGGTGCTCAACGCCGCCCCGTCCACGGCCGCGGCCACCGCCACCCTCGGCGGCCTCGCCCCCGACGGCACCCTCCTTCTCCTCGGCTACGACTCGGAACCGCTCACGCTGCCCACCCAGCCCATGATCCTCAACCGCCTGCACGTGGCCGCGTCGCCCTCCGGCTCCCCGCACGACCTGCGCGACACCCTCGCCTTCTCGGCGGCCCACGGAATCCTGCCCGAGGTCACACCGATCACCCTCGACCAGGCCCCGGCCGTCCTCGACGCGATGGCCGGCGGATCCGCACACGGCCGCAGCGTGATCACCTTCGCCTGA
- a CDS encoding LysR family transcriptional regulator has protein sequence MQFQQLQYFVAVAETRHFTRAADLVHVAQPSLSQQIKALERELGADLFLRARGNITLTDAGEALLPLARRILADADTARHEVQELVQLRQGRVRLGATPSVCTGLLPDVLRAFHDRYPGIQLLIEEGGSHDLVRELARGALDLALVVLPLPTPSPALTTVELLREDLVVVSSPEAPHPGGGRRTVRISDLEGERLVMFRHGYDLRELTVAACRAEGFEPDFAVEGGEMDAVLGFVRAGLGMAVVPRMVAARSGRGLRVTPLARPGLHRTIALAHRSDVAPPRAARELQRMLLER, from the coding sequence ATGCAGTTCCAGCAGCTCCAGTACTTCGTGGCGGTCGCCGAGACCCGGCACTTCACCCGGGCCGCCGACCTGGTGCATGTCGCGCAGCCCTCGCTGTCGCAGCAGATCAAGGCGCTGGAGCGGGAGTTGGGCGCGGACCTGTTCCTGCGGGCGCGCGGCAACATCACGCTGACGGACGCCGGAGAAGCCCTGCTGCCACTGGCCCGGCGCATCCTGGCCGACGCGGACACCGCCCGCCATGAGGTGCAGGAACTGGTGCAGCTGCGCCAGGGCCGGGTCCGGCTGGGCGCGACCCCGAGCGTGTGCACGGGCCTGCTTCCGGACGTGCTGCGCGCCTTCCACGACCGCTATCCCGGTATCCAGCTGCTGATCGAGGAGGGCGGCTCGCACGACCTGGTGCGGGAGCTCGCCCGCGGCGCCCTCGACCTGGCCCTGGTCGTTCTGCCCCTGCCGACGCCCTCCCCCGCGCTGACCACGGTGGAGCTGCTCCGCGAGGACCTGGTGGTCGTCTCCTCGCCGGAGGCGCCCCATCCGGGTGGCGGACGGCGCACGGTGCGCATCTCCGACCTGGAGGGCGAACGCCTGGTGATGTTCCGGCACGGCTACGACCTGCGTGAGCTGACCGTGGCCGCCTGCCGCGCCGAGGGCTTCGAGCCGGACTTCGCGGTCGAGGGCGGCGAGATGGACGCGGTGCTGGGGTTCGTGCGGGCGGGCCTGGGGATGGCCGTCGTCCCGCGCATGGTGGCGGCACGGTCGGGCCGTGGGCTACGCGTCACGCCGCTGGCCCGGCCCGGCCTGCACCGGACGATCGCGCTCGCTCACCGCAGCGATGTGGCTCCGCCTCGGGCCGCGCGAGAGCTGCAGCGGATGCTGCTGGAGCGGTGA
- a CDS encoding succinate dehydrogenase encodes MARTVWDSTVGKKTVMAVSGLIMLLYLVVHMIGNLKIFFGAGEFNHYAHWLRTVGEPFMHYEWTLWLVRVVLVAAVVAHATSAYQLSRRDIRARPSKYVHKKPRASYATRTMRWGGIILGLFIVWHILDLTTGTVHSGGFQEGRPYQNVVDTFSTWYGNTIYIVAMLALGLHIRHGFWSAAQTLGAGSRTRDRALKATANVLALLLTVGFIAVPVGVMTGVVS; translated from the coding sequence ATGGCACGCACGGTGTGGGACTCCACCGTCGGCAAGAAGACCGTGATGGCGGTCAGCGGGCTGATCATGCTGCTGTACCTGGTCGTCCACATGATCGGAAACCTGAAGATCTTCTTCGGGGCGGGCGAGTTCAACCACTACGCGCACTGGCTGCGCACCGTCGGCGAGCCGTTCATGCACTACGAGTGGACGCTCTGGCTCGTCCGGGTCGTCCTGGTCGCCGCCGTGGTCGCGCACGCCACCTCGGCGTACCAGCTCAGCCGCCGCGACATCAGGGCACGCCCCAGCAAGTACGTGCACAAGAAGCCGCGCGCCTCCTACGCCACGCGCACCATGCGCTGGGGCGGCATCATCCTCGGCCTGTTCATCGTCTGGCACATCCTCGACCTGACGACCGGCACCGTGCACTCCGGCGGCTTCCAGGAGGGCCGGCCGTACCAGAACGTCGTGGACACCTTCTCCACCTGGTACGGCAACACCATCTACATCGTCGCGATGCTCGCGCTCGGCCTGCACATCCGGCACGGCTTCTGGAGCGCGGCCCAGACCCTCGGCGCGGGCAGCCGCACCCGCGACCGCGCCCTGAAGGCCACGGCCAACGTTCTCGCGCTGCTGCTCACGGTCGGATTCATCGCCGTACCCGTGGGCGTCATGACCGGAGTGGTGAGCTGA
- a CDS encoding fumarate reductase/succinate dehydrogenase flavoprotein subunit: MNTYADYTTGEPVVDGKAPAGPVNERWDTRRFEAKLVNPANRRKHTVIVVGTGLAGGSAGATLAEQGYHVVQFCYQDSPRRAHSIAAQGGINAAKNYRNDGDSIHRLFYDTVKGGDFRARESNVHRLAQISVEIIDQCVAQGVPFAREYGGLLDTRSFGGVQVSRTFYARGQTGQQLLLGAYQALSRQIAAGNIEMHPRTEMLDLIVVDGRARGIVARDLITGRIDTYFADAVVLASGGYGNVFYLSTNAMNSNATAIWRAHRRGAYFANPCFTQIHPTCIPRTGDHQSKLTLMSESLRNDGRIWVPKAHGDDRPANKIPEDERDYYLERIYPSFGNLVPRDIASRAAKNVCDEGRGVGPGGQGVYLDFADAIKRMGRKAVEAKYGNLFDMYQRITDEDPYEVPMRIYPAVHYTMGGLWVDYDLQTTIPGLFAIGEANFSDHGANRLGASALMQGLADGYFVLPATINDYLARNPHHENVTDEHPVVQEVLAETQDRVNLLLAVDGDRTPDSFHRELGELMWEFCGMARTDSGLRKALERIPQIREEFWRRIKVPGIGEEFNQSLEKANRVVDYLELAELMCLDALHRGESCGGHFREESQTPDGEAARKDDEFAYAAAWEFTGTGAAPVLHKEDLVFEYVHPTQRSYA, from the coding sequence ATGAATACCTATGCGGACTACACGACCGGTGAGCCGGTCGTCGACGGCAAGGCCCCCGCCGGCCCGGTCAACGAGCGCTGGGACACGCGCCGTTTCGAGGCCAAGCTGGTCAACCCGGCCAACCGGCGCAAGCACACGGTGATCGTGGTGGGGACCGGACTGGCCGGCGGCTCCGCGGGCGCCACCCTCGCCGAACAGGGCTACCACGTCGTCCAGTTCTGCTACCAGGACTCCCCGCGCCGCGCCCACTCGATCGCCGCGCAGGGCGGCATCAACGCGGCCAAGAACTACCGTAACGACGGCGACTCCATCCACCGGCTGTTCTACGACACCGTCAAGGGCGGCGACTTCCGGGCCCGGGAGTCCAACGTCCACCGGCTCGCGCAGATCTCCGTCGAGATCATCGACCAGTGTGTCGCGCAGGGCGTGCCCTTCGCGCGGGAGTACGGCGGTCTGCTCGACACCCGGTCCTTCGGCGGCGTACAGGTCTCCCGGACCTTCTACGCCCGCGGCCAGACGGGACAGCAGCTGCTGCTCGGCGCGTACCAGGCGCTCAGCAGGCAGATCGCCGCCGGGAACATCGAGATGCACCCGCGTACCGAGATGCTCGACCTGATCGTCGTAGACGGGCGGGCGCGCGGGATCGTGGCCCGGGATCTCATCACCGGCAGGATCGACACGTACTTCGCGGACGCGGTCGTACTCGCCAGCGGCGGCTACGGCAACGTCTTCTACCTGTCGACGAACGCCATGAACTCCAACGCCACGGCGATCTGGCGGGCCCACCGGCGCGGCGCCTACTTCGCCAACCCCTGCTTCACGCAGATCCACCCGACCTGCATCCCGCGCACCGGCGACCACCAGTCGAAGCTGACGCTGATGAGCGAGTCGCTGCGCAACGACGGCCGGATCTGGGTGCCGAAGGCCCACGGCGACGACCGTCCCGCGAACAAGATCCCCGAGGACGAGCGCGACTACTACCTGGAGCGCATCTACCCGTCCTTCGGCAACCTGGTGCCCCGCGACATCGCCTCCCGCGCCGCGAAGAACGTCTGCGACGAGGGCAGGGGAGTGGGGCCGGGCGGGCAGGGTGTCTACCTCGACTTCGCCGACGCCATCAAGCGCATGGGCCGCAAGGCCGTCGAGGCCAAGTACGGCAACCTCTTCGACATGTACCAGCGGATCACCGACGAGGATCCGTACGAGGTGCCGATGCGGATCTACCCGGCCGTGCACTACACGATGGGCGGGCTGTGGGTTGACTACGACCTGCAGACCACCATCCCGGGCCTCTTCGCGATCGGCGAGGCCAACTTCTCCGACCACGGGGCGAACAGGCTGGGCGCGAGTGCCCTGATGCAGGGTCTGGCCGACGGCTACTTCGTGCTGCCGGCCACCATCAACGACTACCTCGCCCGCAACCCGCACCACGAGAACGTCACCGACGAACACCCCGTCGTGCAGGAGGTGCTGGCCGAGACCCAGGACCGTGTCAACCTCCTGCTGGCCGTGGACGGCGACCGTACGCCGGACTCCTTCCACCGCGAACTCGGCGAACTGATGTGGGAGTTCTGCGGAATGGCCCGCACCGACTCCGGACTGCGCAAGGCGCTCGAGCGCATCCCGCAGATCCGAGAGGAGTTCTGGCGCCGCATCAAGGTCCCCGGGATCGGTGAGGAGTTCAACCAGTCACTGGAGAAGGCCAACCGTGTCGTCGACTACCTGGAGCTCGCCGAGCTCATGTGCCTCGACGCACTGCACCGCGGCGAGTCCTGCGGCGGCCACTTCCGTGAGGAGTCGCAGACACCGGACGGTGAGGCGGCCCGCAAGGACGACGAGTTCGCCTACGCGGCGGCCTGGGAGTTCACCGGGACCGGGGCCGCTCCGGTCCTGCACAAGGAAGACCTGGTCTTCGAGTACGTCCACCCCACCCAGCGGAGCTACGCATGA
- a CDS encoding succinate dehydrogenase/fumarate reductase iron-sulfur subunit encodes MKLTLRVWRQKNADAEGAMSTYEVDGISSDMSFLEMLDTLNEELILRGEDPVAFDHDCREGICGACSLVINGDAHGPERTTTCQLHMRSFEDGDTIDIEPWRASAFPVIKDLVVDRTAFDRIIQAGGYITAPTGAAPEAHATPVPKPDADFAFEHAECIGCGACVAACPNGAAMLFTSAKINHLNVLPQGAPERETRVLDMVAQMDEEGFGGCTLTGECATACPKGIPLMSITGMNKEWLRAARKVKR; translated from the coding sequence ATGAAGCTCACCCTGCGCGTCTGGCGGCAGAAGAACGCCGACGCCGAAGGCGCCATGTCCACGTACGAGGTGGACGGCATCTCCTCGGACATGTCCTTCCTGGAGATGCTCGACACCCTCAACGAGGAGCTCATCCTCCGCGGTGAGGACCCCGTCGCGTTCGACCACGACTGCCGTGAGGGCATCTGCGGTGCCTGCTCGCTCGTGATCAACGGCGACGCGCACGGACCGGAGCGCACCACGACCTGTCAGCTGCACATGCGGTCCTTCGAGGACGGCGACACGATCGACATCGAGCCGTGGAGGGCGTCGGCCTTCCCGGTGATCAAGGACCTGGTCGTCGACCGGACGGCGTTCGACCGGATCATCCAGGCCGGCGGTTACATCACCGCGCCGACGGGTGCGGCCCCCGAGGCCCACGCCACGCCGGTGCCCAAGCCGGACGCCGACTTCGCCTTCGAACACGCCGAGTGCATCGGGTGCGGGGCCTGTGTGGCCGCGTGTCCCAACGGGGCGGCGATGCTGTTCACGTCCGCCAAGATCAACCATCTGAACGTGCTGCCGCAGGGGGCGCCCGAGCGGGAGACGCGGGTGCTGGACATGGTGGCGCAGATGGACGAGGAGGGTTTCGGGGGGTGCACGCTCACGGGGGAGTGTGCCACGGCTTGCCCGAAGGGGATCCCTTTGATGTCCATCACGGGTATGAACAAGGAGTGGCTGCGGGCTGCTCGGAAGGTGAAGCGGTAG